TTTCCGGTTCCTCAGGATTGCGTAGCATCTCCTTGACGGCATCCATTACCGATTGGTCGAAAGGCAGTTTATTGTGATACAAGTTCGTGAGAAATTGGATTTGCTCGCGTGGCGAAATCCTGAGTTTGCCTGTTAGCCAAAACTTATCGATGCCGCCTTCTATGGACTGGTTTCCGTAGGGGATGGAATCGATGTAGGCTTGCATTTGATCGTATCCAATTTTCCGAACTAAGCTTTGGAAGTGAGGAACCGCGGAAATGCGAAAGGCATGGGTAAGGTCCAAATCTTGGTTTGTTTCCTGCCTCCCGCGAACGACCCCATCCCATGGAATGATTGTGGAGGCGTTTGCGATGACACCTGATTGCAAGGCGGCTTGCGCGCTTAGGATCTTAAAAGTTGAAGCGGGAATGAATCGCTCATCTGCAATTGCTGGGCCGCTGGCGTGGTATGTGTCGTGATCGAGGTCATAGATCAGGATCGTGCCGCGATATCCAGTTTCAGAGAGAATTTCTTTTGCTTTGGGAAATGGCTCGATCGGTTTTTCTGCGGCCCAAATTTCTAGTCCAATTGAGCAACACGCAACAAGGGTTAGGATGATTCTTTTCATTTATGGGTTGCGGGACGCGGATGTAGGTAGAGAAGGCCCTTTGCGTATTTTACGATCTGCTTCTCAGTGGGGTGGTCTGAGAGATTAGAAAGCATATCGGCCACTTTCACGGCGCGGGCCAAACGATTGGCCCGGACGCGATCCAAATACTCCTCGTATGGCAAGCCAGGCATTTTGGTAATAGTCGCCACCGCTTCGATTACTTGAGGCGGGAAGCCATGTGATTTCAAATCCTGTGTGCTCGTTTCCGTGTCTTCCACGACATCGTGTAGCCAGGCAACCGCTTTTTCCAAATCGGTTTCGACCCGGGATGCAACGGCTTCCGGATGGGCGATATAAGGAGTGATCCCATCTCTTCTAAATTGGCCGTGGTGGGCTTTAGTGGCTACTTCGCGGGCAAGCTCTGCCCAATGGGAATCTTTCACGTCTGTATTCACTTCTTTGATCTTTGAGTAACTGCGGTGGCACGCTCGTAGGAAAATACGAACTGTTGGGCGAAGCCTGCGTAGGCTCCGTAGTGTATGCGACCGAACTGGGCGAGTTGGCTAGGAGTCCAGGCTTGAAGGTCGTAGCGATTTTCAAGGACTTTGATGATCCATGTATCTACTGGAAACGCCTCCAGCTTAGCCGCTCCGAATAGAAG
The sequence above is a segment of the Pelagicoccus albus genome. Coding sequences within it:
- a CDS encoding class D beta-lactamase, translated to MKRIILTLVACCSIGLEIWAAEKPIEPFPKAKEILSETGYRGTILIYDLDHDTYHASGPAIADERFIPASTFKILSAQAALQSGVIANASTIIPWDGVVRGRQETNQDLDLTHAFRISAVPHFQSLVRKIGYDQMQAYIDSIPYGNQSIEGGIDKFWLTGKLRISPREQIQFLTNLYHNKLPFDQSVMDAVKEMLRNPEEPETQYFAKTGWATLENNLNVGWWVGWAVRDDRRLFFATVIESPNPADNFGLARIETTREALDEAFQEFE
- a CDS encoding HD domain-containing protein — encoded protein: MNTDVKDSHWAELAREVATKAHHGQFRRDGITPYIAHPEAVASRVETDLEKAVAWLHDVVEDTETSTQDLKSHGFPPQVIEAVATITKMPGLPYEEYLDRVRANRLARAVKVADMLSNLSDHPTEKQIVKYAKGLLYLHPRPATHK